Sequence from the Campylobacter sp. MIT 12-8780 genome:
GCTTTACTTTAAGCAAAGCAAAACGAGAGATAAGCGCATAAAATGCTCCCAAAGGACAAAAATGCGAACAAATCGCTCTTGGGCTTAAAAAGCTATCTATGCAAAAGATCACAAAAGCAACAAAAAGCCAAGAAACACTGCCAAAAATAATACCCCTTTGCACTATGCCTATATAAGAAATGCTCTCAAACACAGGCAAAGAAAGCGCAAAAGAAAGCACTAAGCACAAAATAAGCACAAGGTATCGTAAGTTTTTGTGCAAGATCACAAATTTAGAAGACTTAAAGCCAAATTTCTTTCGCACAAAAGCTGCTAAGTCAGTGATAAGGTTGATAGGACATACCCACGCACAAAATGCGCGTCCTAAAAATACCGCATACACAAAAGCAATGATTAAGGCTCCGCTTAAAACAGCAGCGTCTATACTCAAGCTTGCAAGCACGATTTGTAAAAAAGCAAAAGGATCGCTCAGTGGGATGGTATCAAACCACACAGATGAGCTTA
This genomic interval carries:
- the napH gene encoding quinol dehydrogenase ferredoxin subunit NapH encodes the protein MRYLLLRRAVQLGILACLGFSSLDFIAKGDLSSSVWFDTIPLSDPFAFLQIVLASLSIDAAVLSGALIIAFVYAVFLGRAFCAWVCPINLITDLAAFVRKKFGFKSSKFVILHKNLRYLVLILCLVLSFALSLPVFESISYIGIVQRGIIFGSVSWLFVAFVIFCIDSFLSPRAICSHFCPLGAFYALISRFALLKVKHKAQNCTKCYKCIEICPEKQVLFMVGKESKSVSSGECIRCGRCIEVCDDDALVFNILDLRSKK